Proteins encoded together in one Nanoarchaeota archaeon window:
- a CDS encoding IS481 family transposase, producing MKKLNNEKIRWIIRQKDKRAIKNADISFSQKVTVRRINQLYSEYTKTGIMPVLKKCGRKPKLLTEEQKKIIDDIRDEYKVGPLGLEKVIQRKYNVRIPHNAIYKHLLSKGQVMENSKKKK from the coding sequence ATGAAAAAGCTGAATAACGAGAAGATTCGTTGGATCATAAGGCAGAAAGACAAACGTGCCATAAAAAACGCAGATATTTCATTTTCGCAGAAAGTAACTGTGCGAAGAATAAATCAGCTGTATTCAGAATACACGAAAACAGGCATTATGCCCGTTTTAAAGAAATGCGGAAGAAAACCAAAACTCCTTACTGAAGAGCAAAAGAAAATAATTGATGATATTCGTGACGAATATAAAGTCGGTCCTCTTGGATTGGAAAAAGTAATTCAAAGAAAGTATAATGTGCGTATTCCGCATAACGCAATATATAAACACTTGCTTAGCAAAGGACAAGTAATGGAAAATTCAAAGAAAAAGAAAC